The DNA region CCGAGCCGGGTGAACCAGAACGAGTCGTTGCGCAGCATCGTCCGGAAGGCCGAGCCGTCGAAAGTCAGCGAGACGGTCTTCACCCAGTCGAGGAAGCGGCCGAACTCGTCGCGGTTGAGATCCTTGCCGGCGTAGTTGCGCAGCTCCAGCCACGCGCCGTTGATCGCGTCCCACATCTCGGTGGTGAGCGCCGTGCGCACCGAGCGGGCATTCTCGCGGGCCGCCTCGATGCAGGAGCGGATCGAGGACGGGTTGTGCGGGCTGAAGGCCAGGAAGTCGCAGACCGTGTCGGCGTTGACCGCGCTGTAGTGGGTCTTGAACGCGTCGGGGTCGCCGGCCGAGGCGAGGGCCGATTCCCACTCGTTGCTCCCGCCGCCGCCGTAGCTCGTCGGCAGCGACGCGAAGCGGTGCGCCGCGTCGAGGATGCGGGCGACGAAGTCGGCGCGCTCGACGTAGCGCGAGAGCCAGAAGAGGTTATCGGCAGTCCTGGAAAGCATCGGTCTTCAGCCAAGTCGTGCGGACCACAATGTCCGCGCCTCGGAACGTCGGGACGGCCTAGGCCTCAGGCGTCGAGCACCCAGGTGTCCTTCGTGCCACCGCCCTGGCTGGAATTGACCACCAGGGAGCCTTCCTTCAGCGCCACCCGGGTCAGACCGCCCGGAACGATGCGGATCTTGTCGGCCCCGCACAGCACGAAGGGCCGCAGGTCGACGTGGCGGGGCGCGACGCCCGAGGCCACGAAGGTCGGGCAGGTGGAGAGCGACAGGGTCGGCTGAGCGATGAACCCGTCCGGGGCGTGCTTGAGCTTCTTGGCGAAGTCGTCGAGCTCGCGCTTGCTCGCGTGCGGGCCGACCAGCATCCCGTAGCCGCCCGAGCCGTTGACCTCTTTCACCACCAGGTCGGAGAGGTTGTCCATCACGTACGCGAACGCGTCCTTCTCGCGGCAGCGATAGGTCGGCACGTTGTGCAGGATCGGCTCCTCGCCGGTGAAGAACTTCACGATCTCCGGCATGTAGCTGTAGACCGCCTTGTCGTCCGAGATGCCGGTCCCGACCGCGTTGGCGAGGGTCACCGAGCCGCGCTCGTAGGCGTTCATCAAGCCCGGCACGCCGAGGACCGAGTCCGGGCGGAAGACCAGCGGGTCGAGGAAGTCGTCGTCGAGGCGGCGGTAGATCACGTCGACCTTCCGCGGCCCCTCGGTGGTGCGCATGTAGACGACGTCGTCCTTGGTGAAGAGGTCGGACGCCTCCACCAGCTCGACGCCGAGCTTGTCGGCCAGGAACGAGTGCTCGTAGAACGCGGAATTGTAGCGCCCGGGGGTCAGCAGCACGACGGTCGGGTCGCGGGTCGCCGAGCCCGGCGCGAGGCTGCGCAGGGTCGCGAGCAGGGCGTCCGGGTAGTTCTCCACCGGCGCGACGCGGTGCTTGGAGAACAGGTCCGGGAACAGGCGCAGCATCACCTCCCGGTTCTCCAGCATGTAGGAGACGCCCGACGGGATGCGGGCAT from Methylobacterium sp. NMS14P includes:
- a CDS encoding circularly permuted type 2 ATP-grasp protein; translated protein: MAVTAFDEMNGIGAADPAAVRDAYGQLKAWLDSTPPEHFNTRRSQAELLFRRIGITFAVYGDNESTERLIPFDIIPRVITKPEWAFLERGLTQRVTAINLFLKDIYGAQECIKAGIIPADLVYRNAHYRMEMRSFRVPHDLYVHIAGIDIVRTGENDFFVLEDNARIPSGVSYMLENREVMLRLFPDLFSKHRVAPVENYPDALLATLRSLAPGSATRDPTVVLLTPGRYNSAFYEHSFLADKLGVELVEASDLFTKDDVVYMRTTEGPRKVDVIYRRLDDDFLDPLVFRPDSVLGVPGLMNAYERGSVTLANAVGTGISDDKAVYSYMPEIVKFFTGEEPILHNVPTYRCREKDAFAYVMDNLSDLVVKEVNGSGGYGMLVGPHASKRELDDFAKKLKHAPDGFIAQPTLSLSTCPTFVASGVAPRHVDLRPFVLCGADKIRIVPGGLTRVALKEGSLVVNSSQGGGTKDTWVLDA
- a CDS encoding alpha-E domain-containing protein — translated: MLSRTADNLFWLSRYVERADFVARILDAAHRFASLPTSYGGGGSNEWESALASAGDPDAFKTHYSAVNADTVCDFLAFSPHNPSSIRSCIEAARENARSVRTALTTEMWDAINGAWLELRNYAGKDLNRDEFGRFLDWVKTVSLTFDGSAFRTMLRNDSFWFTRLGTAIERADNTARILDVKYQILLPHDETVGGSLDYFQWTTILREVSAFNAYHWVYRESIKPLLVADLLMLNKQMPRSFANCYGVIVEYLDLIADAYGRRGPSQRLAGNMLAKLEGEDIDRVFATGLHEFVEAFIAENNRVGEAIAKQYLVG